One Gemmatimonadota bacterium genomic window carries:
- a CDS encoding heavy-metal-associated domain-containing protein — MPTLKLRISGMRHADEERIKQALEAEPGVYGVEASHESGCADVDYEDDEVAIDRLIELIRAVGFEAELAG, encoded by the coding sequence ATGCCCACACTCAAGCTGCGCATCTCAGGCATGCGCCACGCCGATGAAGAGCGCATCAAGCAGGCGCTGGAAGCGGAGCCCGGCGTCTACGGCGTGGAGGCCAGTCACGAGTCCGGCTGCGCCGACGTGGACTATGAGGACGACGAGGTGGCTATCGACCGGCTGATCGAGCTTATCCGGGCCGTCGGCTTCGAGGCCGAGCTGGCCGGCTAG